CTTTATTCGCATACCGCAAACTGATCTACTCTGATCTTTCCTTGCTGGACACCTTTCCGTAAGTGCCCCCACCACCAGATGACAATTCGAGTTGACCATCCCGCGCTGCAACGATAAGACCTGCGAGAACCGGTCCAACAACCTCTGCAAGTTCATCCTCGCTTGTACGATGTAATACGTTCATTTCCGTACCAAAGCGGTCCAGCAGCTGGCGCAGTTTGGCTTTCCCCAAACCCGGGATGAATTCCAACGGTACCTGATAGTGATAAGCAGGTCGGTTTGCTGGAACATGCGGACTTTCTCGGTCAGCGATTGCCAGTATACGATCCAGTACACCCTGCACAAGCTTCACACTGCCACAGTGTGGACAGCGTTCTGCCGACATCGCATGCTCGTCCATAATGCTCCCACAGGAGGCACAGTAGGTACGGTGGTATTTGCCAAGTCTCGGATCCAAACCGTAGTTGGCTGTAATGCTTCTGCCTGCCTGTCCTTTAAGTGCCATGCTGAATTCGTCAAAAGAAGGCTTCGCGAGTTGCAACTCGTTGTACTCTCGTCCAATCTTACCCAGAGAATGAGCATCCGAATTGGTCAGAAAGGGAACCTGATCCAGTTCCCGAATATAACTGGCCATGGATGAATCAGAGCTTAGTCCAAGCTCAACCGCATCGATCAGGCTAGTATCCAGCACATCAGCCATACGAGAGGCTGTGCTGCCATATATGCCTTTATGCGGGGTAAACGCATGCGCTGGCACAATAAGCCCGCCACGCGCCTTTATCTCGGCCTGCATCTCAAGCGCGGGTACATACACCCGCTGTGAGCTCAGGTTTACATTTTTCATATAACGTTTCATCCAGTCCGTGAAGGACTTCATGGTTTTCAGATCACGGAAGTAGGCCAGCATATGGAACTCCCGCATCCCTGGCTCGCGCAGCTCCAATTCCGTACCCAGCAGGATGGTTGTGTCCTGATACGCAATGCCCCCTCCCTCAAGCTCGGACATCGTGCCGTTCTCAAGCAACTGTTCGATGTCCATCTGTACAACCGGAGAGTGACAATCAATGACACCGAGTAGATGGATTCCTTTGCGATCCGAGGCTTCTCTAGCAATGTTCTCGAATGTCAGATCACGGCTGCCACTGATTTTAATAGCCTCACCGCGCGAAGTTCGTCCAATGTGAATATGGAGGTCTGCATAACAAGGTTCCCACCCTGCAGACGCTGCCTGATGCTCATTCATCATTAAAACCGTCCTGTTGTTCTGTAAAGATCCCATGCATACACAGCCATCATCGTTTTGGCATCACTGATGCGATTCTGATCCATCAACTGATAAGCCTCTTCAATTGTAATCTCGGACACTTCAAGAAATTCATCTTCGTCCAAAGCCATGTCTCCTGCTTCGAGTTCCTCGGCGATGTACAGATGGATGATCTCATCCGCGAATCCTGGCGAAGTATAAAACGAACGCAGATGCCGCAATGATTTAGCTACATAACCAGTCTCTTCGCGCAATTCACGCGCTGCTGCCACTTCAGGTTCTTCTCCCGG
This window of the Paenibacillus marchantiae genome carries:
- a CDS encoding endonuclease Q family protein, translated to MMNEHQAASAGWEPCYADLHIHIGRTSRGEAIKISGSRDLTFENIAREASDRKGIHLLGVIDCHSPVVQMDIEQLLENGTMSELEGGGIAYQDTTILLGTELELREPGMREFHMLAYFRDLKTMKSFTDWMKRYMKNVNLSSQRVYVPALEMQAEIKARGGLIVPAHAFTPHKGIYGSTASRMADVLDTSLIDAVELGLSSDSSMASYIRELDQVPFLTNSDAHSLGKIGREYNELQLAKPSFDEFSMALKGQAGRSITANYGLDPRLGKYHRTYCASCGSIMDEHAMSAERCPHCGSVKLVQGVLDRILAIADRESPHVPANRPAYHYQVPLEFIPGLGKAKLRQLLDRFGTEMNVLHRTSEDELAEVVGPVLAGLIVAARDGQLELSSGGGGTYGKVSSKERSE
- a CDS encoding NUDIX domain-containing protein: MNPTNHKHSVNPKLDEETISTKPIFEGKVISLQVDTVKLPNGQTATREIIRHPGAVAVLALNGDRMLVVDQYRQAMGRTEVEIPAGKLDPGEEPEVAAARELREETGYVAKSLRHLRSFYTSPGFADEIIHLYIAEELEAGDMALDEDEFLEVSEITIEEAYQLMDQNRISDAKTMMAVYAWDLYRTTGRF